Proteins from a single region of Neomonachus schauinslandi chromosome 10, ASM220157v2, whole genome shotgun sequence:
- the IL1A gene encoding interleukin-1 alpha isoform X2 — protein MAKVPDLFEDLKNCYSENEEYSSEIDHLSLNQKSFYDVSYDPLHEHCMCLSTSETSKTSQLIFKENVVVVAANGKVLKKRRLSLNQVIIDDDLEAITNDAEEVKFDMGAYTSKDSKLPVTLRISKTRLFVSAQNEDEPVLLKEMPETPKTIRDETNLLFFWERHGTKNYFTSVAQPKLFIATQERKLVHMARGQPSITDFQILETQP, from the exons ATGGCCAAAGTTCCTGACCTTTTTGAAGACCTGAAGAACTGTTACAG TGAAAATGAAGAATACAGTTCTGAAATTGACCATCTCTCTCTGAATCAG AAATCCTTCTATGATGTGAGCTATGACCCACTTCATGAGCACTGCATGTGTCTGAGTACCTCTGAAACCTCAAAGACATCTCAGCTTATCTTCAAGGAgaatgtggtggtggtggcagccaACGGGAAGGTTCTGAAGAAGAGACGGTTGAGTTTAAATCAAGTCATCATTGATGATGACCTCGAAGCCATTACCAATGATGCAGAAGAAG TGAAATTTGACATGGGGGCTTATACATCAAAAGATTCTAAACTTCCTGTGACTCTAAGAATCTCAAAAACTAGACTATTTGTGAGTGCCCAAAATGAAGATGAACCTGTATTGCTAAAG GAGATGCCTGAgacacccaaaaccatcagagaTGAGACCAaccttctcttcttctgggaacgCCATGGTACTAAGAACTATTTCACATCAGTTGCCCAGCCAAAGTTGTTCATTGCCACACAGGAACGAAAACTGGTGCACATGGCAAGAGGGCAACCCTCTATCACGGACTTTCAGATACTGGAAACCCAGCCTTGA
- the IL1A gene encoding interleukin-1 alpha isoform X1, translating into MAKVPDLFEDLKNCYSENEEYSSEIDHLSLNQKSFYDVSYDPLHEHCMCLSTSETSKTSQLIFKENVVVVAANGKVLKKRRLSLNQVIIDDDLEAITNDAEEEIMKPRSVAYNFHSNEKYNYMRIIKSQFILNDNLNQSIIQQTGGNYLMAAALQNLEDAVKFDMGAYTSKDSKLPVTLRISKTRLFVSAQNEDEPVLLKEMPETPKTIRDETNLLFFWERHGTKNYFTSVAQPKLFIATQERKLVHMARGQPSITDFQILETQP; encoded by the exons ATGGCCAAAGTTCCTGACCTTTTTGAAGACCTGAAGAACTGTTACAG TGAAAATGAAGAATACAGTTCTGAAATTGACCATCTCTCTCTGAATCAG AAATCCTTCTATGATGTGAGCTATGACCCACTTCATGAGCACTGCATGTGTCTGAGTACCTCTGAAACCTCAAAGACATCTCAGCTTATCTTCAAGGAgaatgtggtggtggtggcagccaACGGGAAGGTTCTGAAGAAGAGACGGTTGAGTTTAAATCAAGTCATCATTGATGATGACCTCGAAGCCATTACCAATGATGCAGAAGAAG AAATCATGAAGCCCAGATCAGTAGCATACAACTTCCATAGCAATGAAAAATACAACTATATGAGGATCATCAAATCCCAATTCATCCTGAATGACAACCTCAATCAAAGTATAATTCAACAAACAGGGGGAAATTACCTCATGGCTGCTGCATTGCAGAATCTGGAAGATGCAG TGAAATTTGACATGGGGGCTTATACATCAAAAGATTCTAAACTTCCTGTGACTCTAAGAATCTCAAAAACTAGACTATTTGTGAGTGCCCAAAATGAAGATGAACCTGTATTGCTAAAG GAGATGCCTGAgacacccaaaaccatcagagaTGAGACCAaccttctcttcttctgggaacgCCATGGTACTAAGAACTATTTCACATCAGTTGCCCAGCCAAAGTTGTTCATTGCCACACAGGAACGAAAACTGGTGCACATGGCAAGAGGGCAACCCTCTATCACGGACTTTCAGATACTGGAAACCCAGCCTTGA
- the IL1A gene encoding interleukin-1 alpha isoform X3, which produces MAKVPDLFEDLKNCYSENEEYSSEIDHLSLNQKSFYDVSYDPLHEHCMCLSTSETSKTSQLIFKENVVVVAANGKVLKKRRLSLNQVIIDDDLEAITNDAEEEIMKPRSVAYNFHSNEKYNYMRIIKSQFILNDNLNQSIIQQTGGNYLMAAALQNLEDAGDA; this is translated from the exons ATGGCCAAAGTTCCTGACCTTTTTGAAGACCTGAAGAACTGTTACAG TGAAAATGAAGAATACAGTTCTGAAATTGACCATCTCTCTCTGAATCAG AAATCCTTCTATGATGTGAGCTATGACCCACTTCATGAGCACTGCATGTGTCTGAGTACCTCTGAAACCTCAAAGACATCTCAGCTTATCTTCAAGGAgaatgtggtggtggtggcagccaACGGGAAGGTTCTGAAGAAGAGACGGTTGAGTTTAAATCAAGTCATCATTGATGATGACCTCGAAGCCATTACCAATGATGCAGAAGAAG AAATCATGAAGCCCAGATCAGTAGCATACAACTTCCATAGCAATGAAAAATACAACTATATGAGGATCATCAAATCCCAATTCATCCTGAATGACAACCTCAATCAAAGTATAATTCAACAAACAGGGGGAAATTACCTCATGGCTGCTGCATTGCAGAATCTGGAAGATGCAG GAGATGCCTGA